One window of Dyadobacter sandarakinus genomic DNA carries:
- a CDS encoding SusC/RagA family TonB-linked outer membrane protein, whose amino-acid sequence MQQDFYETKRVGQRMHFLAGLLRPLLLSLGLMCAAAGAFAQGNAGRTITGTIVSADGDDAIPGASVVVKGTSNGTTTNTKGEFTIEAAAGNTLVFSFIGYETQEIAVGNKTRIDIRLQESIASLDEVVVVGYGEMKKTDVSSSQVTVSGKDLSKTINTSLEQGLQGRAANVMVQQNSGQPGAAPSVVIRGLSSLTGTTQPLYVIDGVQIKPDNMRDDPNNRPSGFSNILSSINPDDIETINVLQGPSATAIYGAVGANGVVMITTKRGKAGEAKVSFNSLVTLQAEPRHIDVMNLREYAQFRNEAAAVGSTATEPQFADPSVLGNGTDWQSALFRPTTLQKYSLGLSGGSDKTTYYLSGEYFNQKGIVEGSGFKRYNSRLNLENQTRSWLKIGANLSVGITEEKVNTNNGGIIQLALDQNPSVAVTNPDGSWGGPTSTQFQFTNPVMISKIYNDYNRRTSILGSIFADVKLAKNLTWHTETNGSAEFLKYYSFHPSYTIGGYVVSPDAATSVRSVNTNTWWSLHSRLTYDLKLGRHGVNIMAGHEAQSFTYESLTASRKKFITNTIEELSGGDASVISNVSNSSGKGAGARESYFARVNYNFNERYFLQGTYRLDGSSAFREGRRWGNFPAVSVAWRVSEEPFLKSVNAINDLKLRFEIGRSGNQGSGGNAIYSTLQTVPTGWGTGFLASNFANEFLTWEKDDVINGGLDLHMFGNRVELIVDAYIKNITSLITVNSYPFTYGGDIAYSPGYLSWPAVNAGSMKNRGIGLTLNTVNIDKGGVYWKMGVNLSFDRNKVSSLLNPITPVWNATSVGFKTEVGQPASMITGYIADGLFQDANDIKNHAIQTSNGELTVNPATGTWVGDTKFRDLNGDGVIDAQDRTVIGNPWPKFTLGFNNNVSFKNFELNAFLTGSFGNDILNYPRYRAEIPGNGGVFGNQWKSVANYARPSTYEAGQAETVTLTNPGNTIPRIAPGDPNGNNRMNTNFIEDGSYVRLKNITLSYNFPKSLLKNFFIRGLKASVGAQNLFTVTKYKGYDPEIGMVTYGGTIMAGIDTGRYPSVRMYSFGLTADF is encoded by the coding sequence ATGCAACAAGATTTTTACGAAACTAAGCGGGTAGGGCAGCGCATGCATTTTCTCGCTGGTTTGCTGCGACCGCTCCTTTTATCACTGGGGTTGATGTGTGCGGCTGCGGGTGCCTTCGCGCAGGGAAATGCAGGGAGAACCATCACAGGTACCATCGTTTCGGCGGATGGTGACGATGCGATCCCCGGGGCGAGTGTGGTGGTAAAAGGTACTTCCAACGGAACAACAACCAACACGAAGGGTGAATTTACGATTGAGGCGGCTGCAGGCAACACCCTTGTTTTCTCTTTTATCGGGTACGAAACGCAGGAAATTGCTGTGGGTAACAAAACCAGAATCGATATCAGGTTACAGGAAAGCATTGCGTCCCTTGACGAAGTAGTGGTCGTAGGCTACGGTGAAATGAAAAAAACCGATGTATCGAGCTCGCAGGTAACTGTGTCGGGCAAAGATTTGAGTAAAACCATCAATACCTCGCTCGAACAAGGCTTACAGGGCCGGGCGGCCAACGTGATGGTGCAGCAAAATTCCGGTCAGCCCGGTGCAGCCCCGTCCGTAGTAATCCGTGGGCTGAGCTCCCTGACGGGTACGACGCAGCCTTTGTACGTAATCGACGGGGTGCAGATCAAGCCCGACAATATGCGTGACGACCCGAACAACCGTCCGTCGGGTTTCTCCAACATCCTGTCGAGCATTAACCCGGACGATATCGAAACGATTAACGTGTTACAGGGACCTTCCGCAACGGCCATTTACGGGGCGGTGGGTGCAAACGGCGTGGTCATGATCACGACGAAGCGCGGAAAGGCGGGCGAAGCGAAAGTGAGTTTTAACTCCCTCGTGACCCTGCAGGCCGAACCGAGGCACATTGACGTGATGAACCTGCGCGAATATGCACAATTCAGGAACGAAGCTGCTGCTGTGGGAAGTACTGCCACCGAGCCGCAGTTTGCTGACCCGTCGGTACTGGGTAATGGTACCGACTGGCAGAGTGCATTGTTCCGCCCCACGACCCTGCAGAAATACTCGCTGGGTCTGAGCGGCGGCAGCGATAAGACTACCTACTACCTATCAGGTGAATATTTCAATCAGAAAGGCATCGTGGAGGGTTCGGGCTTCAAACGCTACAATAGTCGTTTAAACCTGGAAAACCAGACCCGCAGCTGGCTCAAAATCGGGGCCAACCTGAGTGTGGGTATTACGGAGGAAAAAGTAAATACGAACAACGGAGGGATCATCCAGCTTGCATTGGACCAAAACCCGAGCGTAGCAGTAACCAACCCTGACGGCAGCTGGGGCGGACCCACTTCCACGCAGTTTCAGTTTACCAACCCGGTGATGATCTCTAAGATCTACAATGATTACAACCGTCGTACTTCCATTCTCGGCAGCATTTTTGCAGATGTAAAACTCGCCAAAAACCTTACCTGGCACACAGAAACAAACGGCAGTGCTGAATTTCTGAAGTACTACTCATTCCACCCGTCCTATACCATCGGTGGTTATGTGGTGTCGCCGGATGCAGCTACTTCGGTACGCTCGGTCAACACCAACACCTGGTGGAGCCTGCACAGCCGGCTGACCTATGATCTGAAACTGGGTCGTCATGGCGTAAACATCATGGCGGGCCACGAGGCGCAATCGTTTACCTACGAGTCGCTGACTGCCAGCCGGAAGAAATTTATCACCAATACGATCGAGGAGCTTTCAGGAGGTGATGCCTCGGTGATTTCCAATGTGAGCAATAGTTCGGGTAAAGGTGCGGGAGCCCGGGAGTCGTATTTTGCACGTGTAAATTACAATTTCAACGAGCGTTACTTTTTGCAGGGAACATACCGGCTCGACGGGTCATCGGCATTCCGTGAAGGTCGCCGCTGGGGCAATTTTCCCGCTGTATCCGTAGCTTGGCGTGTTTCCGAGGAGCCTTTTCTTAAAAGTGTGAATGCGATCAACGACCTGAAACTGCGGTTTGAGATCGGTCGCTCGGGTAACCAGGGTAGCGGAGGGAATGCAATTTACTCGACCCTGCAAACCGTGCCTACGGGTTGGGGAACGGGCTTCCTGGCGTCCAATTTTGCCAATGAATTCCTGACCTGGGAAAAGGACGATGTCATCAACGGCGGTCTCGACCTGCATATGTTCGGCAACCGGGTGGAACTGATCGTGGATGCTTATATCAAAAATATCACAAGCCTGATCACGGTGAATTCCTATCCGTTTACCTATGGCGGCGACATCGCTTACTCGCCGGGTTACCTGAGCTGGCCCGCGGTAAATGCAGGCTCCATGAAAAACAGGGGTATCGGTCTTACGCTGAATACGGTGAACATTGACAAAGGGGGCGTATACTGGAAAATGGGCGTGAATCTCTCGTTCGACCGCAATAAGGTAAGCTCACTTTTGAACCCGATCACACCCGTGTGGAATGCCACGTCAGTAGGTTTCAAGACGGAAGTAGGACAACCGGCCAGTATGATCACAGGCTACATAGCGGATGGCTTGTTCCAGGATGCGAATGATATTAAAAACCATGCGATACAAACTTCCAACGGTGAGCTGACCGTGAACCCCGCGACAGGTACCTGGGTAGGGGACACCAAGTTCCGCGACCTCAATGGTGACGGTGTGATTGATGCACAGGACCGCACGGTGATCGGCAATCCCTGGCCGAAGTTTACATTAGGCTTCAACAACAATGTATCCTTCAAGAACTTTGAGCTGAATGCATTTCTGACAGGAAGCTTTGGAAATGATATTCTCAACTACCCGCGCTACCGTGCTGAGATCCCGGGTAACGGAGGTGTGTTTGGCAACCAATGGAAATCAGTAGCCAACTACGCGCGTCCAAGCACCTACGAAGCCGGCCAAGCTGAAACCGTAACCCTGACTAACCCGGGCAACACCATCCCGCGGATCGCACCCGGTGATCCGAACGGTAACAACCGGATGAACACCAACTTCATCGAAGACGGAAGCTATGTGCGCCTGAAAAACATTACGCTCAGCTACAACTTCCCGAAATCGCTGCTGAAGAATTTCTTCATCCGCGGACTGAAAGCTTCGGTAGGTGCGCAAAACCTGTTTACCGTTACCAAATACAAAGGCTATGATCCTGAAATCGGTATGGTGACGTACGGCGGTACCATTATGGCAGGTATCGACACAGGTCGCTATCCTTCCGTACGCATGTATTCTTTCGGTTTAACGGCTGATTTTTAA
- a CDS encoding RagB/SusD family nutrient uptake outer membrane protein: MQFKIKLIAAFSALMLMQGCSEDFLDRPPLDALTSGNFYKTDAEILAGTAPLYNIVWFDFNDKANMAFQEARAGNLNSNDRTAYIKHAIPSTDVGTLLPGYKSFYKIIAQSNNAYKAIREATGSTASDGVKSQGLGECRFMRATAYYYLVTNWGAVPIVYDNVAQLNEPPVRNRIEDVWKLVIQDYRYAAEHLPVTADQGRLTRYSAEGMLARMYLMRAGLNQNGTRSQSDLDSAKYYAESVITKSGLSLAPTYGELFESANNNSSKNNSESLFALQWMPVSNPWGVNNSFQAYFAYDANITGTGDGWGAAQGLSADLVKYFTDNPADSMRRKAIGMFDSDVYPNIQKATGGLKYNRPAALSAIKKYIIGGPSDNGGLGGFMAANINSYMLRLAEVYLIYADAVLGNNTTTSDVKALEYFNAVRKRAGMPNKTSLTFEDIFQERRIETVFEGNSWNEIVRWYYFNPAKAIAYTAKQQKENYTMSYVPGSTNPKKYTVTYSPVEYYPLSANTLYLPFPEAEIVNAPSLKAEPVAFDFSKLVD, from the coding sequence ATGCAATTCAAAATCAAACTCATAGCAGCATTCAGCGCCCTGATGCTCATGCAGGGATGCAGTGAGGACTTCCTTGACCGCCCGCCGCTGGACGCACTTACCTCGGGCAATTTTTACAAAACCGATGCCGAGATCCTGGCAGGCACCGCGCCCCTGTACAACATTGTCTGGTTCGACTTCAATGATAAAGCGAATATGGCCTTTCAGGAAGCTCGGGCGGGTAACCTCAACTCAAACGACCGTACAGCCTACATCAAGCATGCAATTCCGTCTACAGACGTAGGTACGCTCTTGCCGGGTTACAAGTCTTTTTACAAAATCATCGCGCAAAGCAACAATGCCTACAAAGCCATTAGGGAAGCGACGGGCAGCACAGCATCCGACGGCGTGAAGTCCCAGGGATTGGGCGAGTGCCGGTTTATGCGTGCCACGGCTTACTACTACCTGGTAACAAACTGGGGTGCTGTACCCATTGTGTACGACAACGTGGCCCAGCTCAACGAGCCGCCCGTGCGCAACCGCATTGAAGATGTTTGGAAACTGGTGATTCAGGATTACCGCTATGCGGCTGAGCACCTGCCGGTAACGGCCGACCAGGGTCGTCTTACGCGGTACTCCGCGGAGGGTATGCTGGCGCGAATGTACCTGATGCGCGCGGGATTGAACCAAAACGGAACCCGAAGCCAGTCGGACCTCGACAGTGCGAAGTATTATGCGGAAAGTGTGATTACAAAAAGCGGTCTTTCGCTGGCACCGACGTACGGTGAGCTTTTTGAAAGTGCAAACAACAATTCATCCAAGAACAATTCGGAAAGCTTGTTTGCATTGCAGTGGATGCCGGTGAGCAATCCCTGGGGCGTCAACAACTCCTTCCAGGCTTACTTTGCGTACGATGCCAACATTACCGGTACAGGCGACGGCTGGGGCGCAGCACAGGGACTTTCAGCGGATCTTGTAAAATATTTCACAGACAACCCTGCAGATTCAATGCGCAGAAAAGCCATCGGCATGTTCGACAGCGACGTTTACCCCAACATCCAGAAGGCAACCGGCGGTCTGAAATACAACAGACCGGCTGCTTTGTCGGCGATTAAAAAGTACATTATCGGCGGTCCGTCCGATAACGGTGGGCTCGGCGGGTTTATGGCAGCCAACATCAATTCCTATATGCTGCGGCTGGCCGAAGTATACCTGATTTATGCGGATGCCGTACTGGGCAATAATACGACTACTTCGGATGTAAAAGCTTTGGAATACTTCAATGCGGTGCGTAAACGGGCGGGTATGCCAAACAAAACCTCGCTGACATTTGAGGATATTTTCCAGGAAAGAAGGATTGAGACGGTGTTTGAAGGCAACTCCTGGAACGAAATCGTTCGCTGGTACTATTTCAATCCTGCCAAGGCGATTGCCTATACAGCCAAACAGCAAAAGGAAAACTATACCATGTCGTACGTACCGGGCTCGACCAACCCGAAGAAGTATACCGTAACGTACTCTCCGGTTGAGTACTACCCGCTGTCGGCCAATACATTATACCTGCCTTTTCCGGAAGCCGAGATCGTGAATGCACCTTCCCTGAAGGCCGAGCCGGTTGCATTTGATTTCAGTAAACTAGTTGACTAA
- a CDS encoding glycan-binding surface protein gives MSFKYMFRTALGLVMAAGMLLSMQSCNDDDVDGAPMISNVRLLDPTKADSSLNAAEPGSLIVIQGQNLGSVLKVYFNDFEANFNAALGSNSNLVVTIPANAPTKAVDAGVSNKIRVQTRGGEATYDFVLTAPTPVISSLYSEFVKPGGTLTIRGDYFYNIKSVKVGGTSLQILSSSVDQITAKMPAAAVSDIVTVEGEFGTARTGYKINDAMTGNMVNFDIPATTWNAEVCWGAAPIIAATDPGSISGKFSRIKQTKLPATGYADGWVFSTCTFDFKLAAGAAADRQFKFEHNIAEPWKAGKYDITITAGGSEYVYSFQPWNSTEYAATGYQTNGWRTAVIELSEFKNAGGNTITDVSKVTDLKVLFNSPDVAIASFNGSVDNFRIVAK, from the coding sequence ATGAGTTTTAAATATATGTTCAGAACAGCCCTGGGATTGGTGATGGCAGCAGGAATGCTGCTCTCCATGCAAAGCTGTAACGATGACGATGTGGACGGTGCGCCGATGATCAGCAACGTGCGCCTGCTCGATCCCACCAAAGCCGACAGTTCCCTGAATGCCGCTGAGCCCGGTAGCCTGATCGTGATCCAGGGCCAGAATCTGGGTAGCGTTCTGAAGGTTTATTTCAATGATTTTGAAGCAAACTTCAATGCCGCACTCGGCAGCAACTCAAATCTTGTTGTTACTATTCCTGCCAATGCACCGACCAAGGCGGTGGATGCGGGCGTGTCCAACAAGATACGGGTGCAGACCAGGGGCGGAGAGGCAACCTATGATTTTGTGCTGACGGCACCTACGCCGGTTATTTCAAGTTTGTATTCCGAGTTTGTAAAACCGGGCGGAACGCTTACGATCCGGGGAGATTACTTTTATAATATCAAATCCGTGAAAGTTGGCGGCACAAGCCTGCAGATACTGAGCAGCTCGGTCGATCAGATTACCGCCAAAATGCCTGCTGCGGCCGTTTCAGACATAGTTACGGTTGAGGGTGAGTTTGGTACGGCCCGTACCGGCTACAAGATCAATGATGCTATGACAGGTAATATGGTCAACTTCGATATACCTGCCACGACCTGGAATGCAGAGGTTTGCTGGGGTGCAGCCCCGATCATCGCCGCTACCGACCCTGGCTCGATTTCAGGTAAGTTTTCAAGAATCAAACAAACCAAGCTGCCGGCGACGGGTTATGCAGACGGCTGGGTTTTCTCAACCTGTACTTTTGACTTCAAACTCGCAGCCGGTGCAGCAGCCGACAGGCAGTTCAAATTCGAGCACAACATTGCGGAGCCCTGGAAAGCCGGGAAGTATGACATCACCATTACCGCAGGCGGCAGTGAGTATGTGTACTCGTTCCAGCCCTGGAACTCCACGGAGTATGCCGCAACCGGTTACCAGACCAATGGCTGGAGAACGGCTGTGATCGAGCTTTCCGAATTCAAGAATGCAGGCGGTAATACGATCACGGATGTTTCGAAAGTGACGGATCTTAAAGTGTTGTTCAACAGCCCGGATGTGGCGATTGCTTCATTCAATGGAAGTGTAGATAATTTCCGGATTGTAGCAAAATAG
- a CDS encoding glycoside hydrolase family 44 protein, whose amino-acid sequence MGKLLILLLVFLPQAVLGQIKVTIDAGTAVKAVSPYLYGRNNSFTPDPGRTLSEVDLVRLRDAGVRFFRESGGNNASKYNWRRKLASHPDWYNNVYAADWDYAARTLQQHFPDAQGMWAFPLLGYAAKTGVANFPDWEYNRSQWWEGVNQNLAGGGEPAATGTKAKVGGNTNLYLEKWSADSTVGILDHWFGSEGIGLNPEGIRYWNMDNEPEIWSGTHDDVMLNQLSPQEFMQRYFEVARKARAKFPGIKLAGPVTANEWQWYNWDGKPVTENGKTYPWLEYFIKSIAEEQERSGVRLLDVLDIHFYPSTKKTEEVVQLHRVFFDRTYIFPEANGVKTITGGYDNTLTREYIFARCNEWLTQYLGTGHGVTLGLTETGIDESIAPSVTAVWYASTLGEFMKNGVEVFTPWTWKTGMWETLHLFSRYSQPDFLQAVSENETLVSTYPTLNAARDSMTVILVNRSAAQQQVHSELNDFVAAGSKAPVYTLAQLPATETFFSHTENALKESAVDVSGSTFGILLPPMSVSAVVLRGGGVITGMAPETEIMQVFPNPSRESFIVKWTRGNFETLQMTDSRGRIVFEQQLDKREREVRLKPKLSSGTYLIRLVADDGKSTVKKVVLGSHGYTD is encoded by the coding sequence ATGGGTAAATTGCTGATCCTGCTGCTGGTGTTCTTACCGCAGGCTGTCCTGGGGCAAATCAAAGTTACCATTGACGCCGGTACAGCGGTAAAAGCGGTGTCACCCTACCTGTACGGACGCAATAATTCCTTTACTCCCGACCCCGGCCGGACCTTATCCGAAGTGGATCTGGTCCGGCTGCGGGATGCGGGAGTTCGTTTTTTCCGGGAGAGCGGAGGTAATAATGCAAGTAAGTACAACTGGCGCCGGAAGCTCGCCAGCCACCCAGACTGGTATAACAATGTGTATGCCGCAGACTGGGATTATGCGGCACGGACATTGCAGCAGCATTTTCCAGATGCGCAGGGTATGTGGGCATTTCCACTGCTGGGTTATGCGGCAAAGACCGGCGTAGCCAACTTCCCGGATTGGGAATACAACCGTTCCCAATGGTGGGAGGGGGTAAACCAGAACCTGGCCGGCGGCGGCGAACCTGCTGCAACCGGTACCAAAGCAAAGGTCGGGGGGAATACCAACTTGTACCTTGAAAAATGGTCTGCTGACAGTACCGTTGGGATCCTGGACCATTGGTTCGGGTCCGAAGGCATCGGATTGAACCCGGAGGGTATCCGCTACTGGAATATGGACAATGAGCCGGAAATCTGGTCGGGCACACACGATGATGTAATGCTCAACCAGCTTTCTCCTCAGGAATTTATGCAGCGGTATTTCGAGGTCGCCCGCAAGGCGCGCGCAAAGTTTCCCGGGATTAAGCTAGCAGGCCCGGTAACTGCCAATGAATGGCAATGGTATAACTGGGACGGAAAGCCTGTAACCGAAAATGGCAAAACCTATCCATGGCTTGAATATTTTATCAAATCCATTGCAGAGGAGCAGGAAAGAAGTGGCGTGAGACTACTGGATGTGCTCGACATTCACTTTTACCCGAGTACAAAAAAGACCGAAGAAGTGGTGCAGCTGCATCGCGTTTTCTTTGACCGTACCTACATTTTTCCCGAAGCCAATGGTGTAAAAACCATTACCGGCGGATACGACAACACGCTGACCCGCGAATATATTTTTGCCCGGTGCAATGAGTGGCTCACGCAATACCTGGGTACTGGGCATGGCGTCACGCTGGGCCTCACCGAGACGGGTATTGATGAAAGTATAGCCCCATCCGTCACGGCAGTCTGGTATGCTTCCACGCTGGGGGAATTTATGAAAAACGGCGTGGAGGTTTTCACTCCCTGGACCTGGAAAACGGGGATGTGGGAAACATTGCATTTATTCAGCCGGTACAGCCAGCCGGATTTCCTGCAGGCTGTTTCCGAAAATGAAACGCTTGTTTCCACTTACCCTACCTTGAATGCGGCCAGAGATTCGATGACGGTGATCCTGGTGAACCGTTCTGCCGCGCAGCAGCAGGTGCATAGCGAGTTGAATGATTTTGTTGCGGCCGGGAGCAAGGCACCGGTTTATACCCTCGCGCAGCTTCCGGCTACGGAAACATTTTTTTCCCATACCGAGAATGCATTGAAGGAGTCGGCAGTGGATGTGAGCGGCAGTACGTTCGGCATTTTGCTTCCGCCTATGTCTGTATCAGCGGTGGTATTGCGGGGTGGGGGAGTCATTACCGGCATGGCACCGGAGACGGAAATTATGCAGGTTTTTCCAAATCCCAGCCGTGAAAGTTTTATAGTAAAGTGGACCCGCGGCAATTTTGAAACATTGCAAATGACGGATTCCCGGGGACGGATCGTGTTTGAACAGCAGCTTGACAAACGTGAGCGTGAAGTTAGACTAAAGCCTAAACTCAGTTCCGGTACCTACCTGATCCGACTGGTTGCGGACGATGGGAAAAGTACGGTGAAAAAGGTTGTTTTGGGGAGCCACGGATACACGGATTGA
- a CDS encoding SDR family oxidoreductase — MKKVLITGANKSIGFETARQLLQQGYYVYLGSRDAQKGREAADQLKSEGLDQVEPITIDVTDAGSIQAARQTIGSKTSVLDVLINNAGISGSYPQTALDAGTGVFRDVFETNFFGLIETTQAFMDLLHQSSEPRIVNVTSGLGSLTLHSDPSWKYYPVKPVAYASSKAALNGYTIMLAYELRDTNFKVNAVDPGYTATDFNHHSGPGTVPDAAARLVKAATLDENGPTGQFFSNDNAPETGISPW, encoded by the coding sequence ATGAAAAAAGTACTGATAACCGGAGCCAATAAAAGTATCGGATTTGAAACCGCCCGCCAGTTATTGCAGCAAGGCTACTATGTATACCTTGGAAGCCGCGATGCGCAAAAAGGCCGGGAGGCAGCCGATCAGCTGAAATCCGAAGGACTCGACCAGGTAGAACCTATCACGATCGACGTTACGGATGCGGGCTCTATTCAGGCTGCGCGTCAGACCATCGGCAGCAAGACCAGCGTGCTGGATGTGCTGATCAACAATGCCGGCATCAGCGGAAGTTACCCGCAAACCGCGCTCGATGCGGGTACCGGCGTATTCAGGGATGTATTCGAGACCAACTTTTTTGGTTTAATTGAAACTACACAGGCATTTATGGACCTGCTGCATCAATCGTCTGAGCCCCGGATCGTCAATGTAACGTCGGGCCTGGGTTCGCTGACGCTCCACAGCGATCCTTCCTGGAAATATTACCCGGTGAAGCCGGTAGCCTATGCAAGCTCCAAGGCAGCGCTGAACGGTTATACCATCATGCTCGCGTATGAGTTGCGGGATACGAATTTTAAGGTAAATGCGGTGGATCCGGGCTATACGGCTACGGACTTCAACCATCATAGTGGTCCGGGTACTGTACCTGATGCCGCAGCCCGCCTGGTAAAAGCAGCAACATTGGATGAGAACGGTCCCACAGGTCAGTTTTTTAGCAATGATAATGCGCCTGAAACCGGCATAAGTCCCTGGTAA
- a CDS encoding helix-turn-helix transcriptional regulator produces MNVLNTDQQVPTYTLEQDPVIGGRLFTMARFEGALTHQSELLVPHRKDYYLLVFTRQGNSRHWVDMTPYVTRPHTMYVFVPNQLTVKEEPKPMWATAVAFTKEFLALQENAALSKLPLIQNPRNAHELLLTDADVAFIEDMLEKIHAEYRSPGEWQQRMLTAWLTVLLTYLSRLYTEQFESSEVSTDKILLKEFHGKIGENFRELHQVSEYAGLLHVSAGYLSEVVKAQSGRPAIAHIHERLVLESRRLLFHTRHSSKEIAFELGFSDASYFNRFFKRETNLTPAEYRAATREMYQ; encoded by the coding sequence ATGAATGTTCTTAACACCGACCAGCAGGTACCCACTTATACACTGGAGCAAGACCCGGTCATCGGCGGCAGGTTGTTTACCATGGCCCGGTTTGAAGGTGCGCTGACACACCAGTCAGAACTGCTGGTGCCTCACCGGAAAGATTACTACCTGCTCGTTTTTACCCGTCAGGGCAACAGCAGGCATTGGGTTGACATGACACCGTACGTCACCAGGCCTCATACGATGTATGTGTTCGTACCTAATCAGCTCACCGTCAAGGAGGAGCCCAAACCTATGTGGGCGACCGCCGTTGCATTTACAAAGGAGTTTCTTGCCTTGCAGGAAAATGCGGCCCTCAGCAAGCTGCCGCTGATACAAAATCCCCGGAATGCGCATGAGCTCCTGCTGACCGACGCTGATGTGGCTTTCATTGAGGATATGCTTGAAAAAATACATGCTGAGTACCGGAGCCCCGGCGAGTGGCAGCAACGCATGCTGACTGCCTGGCTGACCGTCCTGCTCACCTACCTGAGCCGCCTGTATACGGAACAGTTTGAAAGCAGCGAAGTGTCGACCGATAAGATCTTACTAAAAGAATTTCATGGAAAGATTGGCGAAAATTTCCGCGAGCTGCACCAGGTGAGTGAATACGCCGGACTGCTGCATGTGTCAGCCGGGTACCTGAGTGAGGTGGTCAAAGCCCAGAGCGGCAGGCCGGCCATCGCGCACATCCATGAGCGGCTCGTGCTCGAATCCCGGCGCCTGCTGTTTCATACCCGGCATTCGTCCAAGGAAATCGCATTCGAGCTGGGATTTTCGGACGCTTCGTACTTCAACCGGTTCTTCAAGCGCGAAACAAACCTGACACCGGCGGAGTACCGGGCGGCTACCCGGGAAATGTACCAGTAA
- a CDS encoding phosphoenolpyruvate hydrolase family protein — MPNQWTGKGNPYTKQEVRARLQKTIDEGKAIIAAGAGTGISAKFIEKGGADLIIIYNSGRFRMAGHGSTAGLMGYGDANAVAMEIGEFEVLPVVEEVPVICGVHGSDPRRRMWHHLLKVKEMGFSGVNNFPTHCIVDGHFRQVLEETGMGFAKEVEMIRLATMMDLFSIVYVSTPEESRQMAEVGADAIVAHVGTTVGGSIGVTGAAVSMDYAAERTQQIADAGREVNPDIFFLTHGGPVNTPGDVRHILSRTNVHGFVGASSLERMGIEQSLTDLTRDFKSITLQK; from the coding sequence ATGCCAAATCAATGGACGGGGAAAGGAAATCCCTATACAAAACAGGAAGTAAGAGCGCGTTTGCAAAAGACCATCGACGAGGGCAAGGCCATCATTGCCGCCGGAGCCGGAACCGGGATCAGTGCCAAATTCATTGAAAAAGGTGGCGCTGACCTGATTATCATCTACAACTCAGGCAGGTTCAGGATGGCAGGGCACGGGTCTACCGCCGGGCTGATGGGTTACGGGGATGCCAATGCCGTGGCCATGGAAATCGGAGAATTTGAAGTACTGCCCGTCGTGGAAGAGGTTCCGGTAATATGCGGCGTGCATGGCTCCGACCCACGCCGCCGGATGTGGCACCACCTGCTGAAAGTGAAAGAAATGGGATTCTCAGGCGTCAACAATTTTCCCACGCATTGCATTGTCGACGGACATTTCAGGCAGGTCCTGGAAGAAACGGGCATGGGCTTCGCCAAAGAAGTGGAGATGATCCGCCTTGCAACCATGATGGACCTGTTTTCGATCGTATATGTATCCACTCCCGAAGAATCCCGCCAGATGGCCGAAGTAGGCGCAGACGCCATTGTGGCGCATGTAGGTACCACGGTAGGCGGCTCGATTGGTGTGACGGGTGCCGCGGTGTCCATGGACTATGCAGCCGAAAGAACGCAGCAGATCGCGGACGCGGGACGTGAAGTGAATCCCGATATATTCTTCCTGACGCACGGTGGCCCGGTCAATACGCCCGGCGATGTGCGCCACATCCTTTCCCGTACCAACGTGCATGGCTTTGTGGGTGCCTCTTCACTGGAACGTATGGGCATTGAGCAGTCTCTCACAGACCTGACACGGGATTTTAAAAGTATTACGCTTCAAAAATGA